The following proteins are co-located in the Mus caroli chromosome 7, CAROLI_EIJ_v1.1, whole genome shotgun sequence genome:
- the Asb7 gene encoding ankyrin repeat and SOCS box protein 7 isoform X3, protein MIDVPQLSDRPSDPTVKDLIGGFTALHYAAMHGRARIARLMLESEYRSDIINAKSNDGWTPLHVAAHYGRDSFVRLLLEFKAEVDPLSDKGTTPLQLAIIRERSSCVKILLDHNANIDIQNGFLLRYAVIKSNHSYCRMFLQRGADTNLGRLEDGQTPLHLSALRDDVLCARMLYNYGADTNTRNYEGQTPLAVSISISGSSRPCLDFLQDVTRQPRTLQDLCRIKIRQCIGLQNLKLLDELPIAKVMKDYLKHKFDDI, encoded by the exons CTGATCCCACGGTTAAGGATTTAATCGGAGGCTTCACTGCTCTGCATTACGCTGCCATGCACGGCCGGGCCCGGATTGCACGCCTGATGTTAGAGTCTGAGTACAGGAGTGACATTATTAATGCAAAAAGCAATGATGGCTGGACTCCCCTCCACGTGGCTGCCCACTACGGTAGGGACTCATTTGTCCGGCTCCTCCTGGAGTTCAAGGCTGAGGTTGACCCGCTCAGTGATAAAGGTACAACGCCACTTCAGCTTGCCATCATCCGAGAGCGGTCAAGCTGTGTGAAGATCCTTCTGGACCACAACGCCAACATCGACATCCAGAACGGATTCCTGCTGCGCTATGCTGTGATCAAAAGCAATCACTCTTACTGCCGCATGTTTCTTCAGAGAGGAGCAGACACAAACTTAGGGCGTCTAGAAGACGGACAGACTCCTTTGCACTTGTCTGCCCTCCGTGATGACGTGCTCTGTGCACGGATGCTGTATAACTATGGAGCGGACACGAACACAAGGAACTATGAAGGTCAGACTCCACTGGCCGTTTCCATAAGTATTTCAGGAAGTAGTCGGCCGTGTTTGGATTTCTTACAAGACGTCACAA GACAGCCCAGAACCCTGCAGGACCTGTGCCGAATTAAAATTCGACAGTGTATAGGCCTTCAAAACCTGAAGCTGCTTGATGAACTACCAATTGCCAAGGTCATGAAAGACTACTTAAAACACAAATTTGATGATATCTGA